The Catenuloplanes niger genome includes a window with the following:
- a CDS encoding Lrp/AsnC family transcriptional regulator has translation MEEIDRAIVTALTADGRLSYTDLAERVGLSVSAVHQRVRRLEQRGVIKGYTARVSYEAIDLQLTAFVAIRPFDPSQPDDAPERLAHLPEIESCYSVAGEDFYMLLVRVASPGELERLLQQIRTAANVTTRTTVVLSTPYEGRPPTVSASSTPE, from the coding sequence GTGGAGGAGATCGACCGGGCGATCGTGACGGCGCTGACCGCGGACGGGCGGCTGTCGTACACGGACCTCGCGGAACGCGTCGGCCTGTCGGTGTCGGCCGTGCACCAGCGGGTGCGCCGGCTGGAGCAGCGCGGCGTGATCAAGGGCTACACCGCGCGCGTCTCGTACGAGGCGATCGACCTCCAGCTCACCGCGTTCGTGGCGATCCGGCCGTTCGACCCGTCGCAGCCGGACGACGCGCCGGAGCGGCTCGCCCACCTGCCCGAGATCGAGTCGTGCTACTCGGTGGCGGGGGAGGACTTCTACATGCTGCTGGTCCGGGTGGCCAGCCCGGGCGAGCTGGAGCGGCTGCTGCAGCAGATCCGCACCGCCGCGAACGTGACCACCCGCACCACCGTGGTGCTCTCCACGCCGTACGAGGGGCGCCCCCCGACGGTCAGCGCGAGTTCCACTCCAGAATGA
- a CDS encoding amidohydrolase, which yields MDVLYRGGRVHSAADPRATALLVSGGTITWLGVDRDAPAADRVVDLDGGLVTAAFVDAHVHVTSTGLNLAGLDLTAARSAGDVLAAVERAARDVPADGVLLGHGWDESTWESPELPSAHEIGVAAGGRRVYLSQVSVHSALVSSALLAADPTVSAAAGFDSSGWVRVDAHHTVRDLALASVSPVQRRQAQRVALRHAAALGIGAVHECGGPRISSADDFADVLAAGGPAQGHPEVFGYWGELGAAAKARELGAVGAGGDLFADGALGSRTAFLEHAYADEPGSRGHGYLTAEQVRDHLLDCHAHGLQGGFHAIGDAAIGAVLAGIGEVAEKVGNEAVRAARHRIEHAELLDRTLIARMVEHGVVASVQPAFDRLWGGETRMYAARLGRERALTANPFAAMHNVGVLLAFGSDAPVTPLDPWGAVRAAVRHHTPHSRMSVRAAFAAHTRGGWRALPGTVAGGAVEPGAPATFAVWDGVADLAAAVESTPVCRRTVVHGSTIHEV from the coding sequence ATGGACGTTCTCTACAGGGGTGGGCGGGTCCACTCCGCCGCCGATCCGCGGGCGACCGCGCTGCTGGTCTCCGGTGGGACGATCACCTGGCTCGGCGTGGACCGGGACGCGCCGGCCGCGGACCGGGTGGTCGATCTGGACGGTGGGCTGGTCACCGCCGCGTTCGTGGACGCGCACGTGCATGTCACGTCGACCGGCCTGAACCTGGCCGGGCTGGATCTGACCGCGGCGCGCTCGGCCGGTGACGTCCTCGCCGCGGTGGAGCGGGCTGCGCGGGATGTGCCGGCCGACGGGGTGCTGCTCGGGCACGGCTGGGACGAGTCGACGTGGGAGTCGCCGGAGTTGCCGTCCGCGCACGAGATCGGGGTCGCCGCCGGTGGCCGGCGTGTCTATCTGTCGCAGGTGTCGGTGCATTCGGCGCTGGTGTCGTCCGCGTTGCTGGCGGCGGATCCGACGGTGTCGGCCGCGGCCGGGTTCGACTCGTCCGGCTGGGTGCGGGTCGACGCCCACCACACCGTCCGTGATCTCGCGCTGGCGTCGGTGTCCCCGGTGCAGCGCCGGCAGGCGCAGCGGGTGGCGTTGCGGCATGCGGCGGCGCTGGGTATCGGTGCGGTGCACGAGTGCGGTGGTCCGCGGATCTCCAGTGCGGACGACTTCGCGGACGTGCTCGCCGCGGGTGGTCCGGCGCAGGGGCATCCGGAGGTGTTCGGCTACTGGGGTGAGCTCGGCGCGGCCGCGAAGGCGCGGGAGCTCGGTGCGGTCGGGGCGGGCGGTGACCTGTTCGCGGACGGCGCGCTCGGTTCGCGGACCGCGTTCCTGGAGCACGCGTACGCGGACGAGCCGGGCAGCCGCGGTCACGGTTACCTGACCGCGGAGCAGGTCCGTGATCATCTGCTGGACTGTCACGCGCACGGGTTGCAGGGCGGGTTCCACGCGATCGGGGACGCCGCGATCGGTGCGGTGCTGGCCGGGATCGGGGAGGTCGCCGAGAAGGTCGGCAACGAGGCGGTGCGGGCGGCCCGGCACCGCATCGAGCATGCGGAGCTGCTGGACCGGACGCTGATCGCGCGGATGGTCGAGCACGGCGTGGTCGCGTCGGTGCAGCCGGCGTTCGACCGGTTGTGGGGCGGGGAGACGCGGATGTACGCGGCGCGGCTGGGCCGGGAGCGGGCGCTGACCGCGAACCCGTTCGCCGCGATGCACAACGTGGGTGTGCTGTTGGCGTTCGGGTCGGATGCGCCGGTGACGCCGCTGGACCCGTGGGGTGCGGTCCGGGCCGCCGTGCGGCACCACACCCCGCACAGCCGGATGAGTGTGCGGGCGGCGTTCGCGGCGCACACCCGGGGTGGCTGGCGGGCGCTGCCGGGCACGGTGGCCGGTGGTGCGGTCGAGCCGGGCGCGCCGGCGACGTTCGCGGTGTGGGACGGGGTGGCGGATCTGGCCGCGGCGGTCGAGTCGACGCCGGTGTGCCGGCGGACGGTGGTGCACGGGAGCACGATCCACGAGGTCTGA
- a CDS encoding class I SAM-dependent methyltransferase gives MSATSAEHTDPRIVALHDALHPDPAVHPFYVDLAAQLPAVAVADVGCGTGRLAAELARRGHRVTAVDPSGPMLDLARRRPIGALVTWLRGDARALPETAFDLVVLAGGVVSEITDDRELIATFAAARRALRPGGRLAFDARRYRARDWAGWTRAASYRRTATGAAAWREDARVDGDRVRYRAGYRLADGTELFFDREIRLRSDVWYQTVLTEAGFRVDPADDDADGLVVLATAGPPRRASGLRFERVADRLWGVVDDDSGRPARVPMPDDSLEIIARLRRMGVALDQVVTAARDAGLDWDPAGEVRARSESDMDEWRRRDREERERRKQAFRDRMAQ, from the coding sequence ATGAGCGCCACCTCCGCGGAGCACACGGATCCCCGGATCGTGGCGTTGCACGACGCGCTGCACCCGGACCCGGCCGTGCATCCGTTCTACGTCGACCTGGCCGCGCAACTGCCGGCGGTCGCGGTGGCGGACGTCGGGTGCGGCACCGGGCGCCTCGCGGCCGAGCTGGCCCGGCGCGGTCACCGGGTCACCGCGGTCGACCCGTCCGGGCCGATGCTCGACCTGGCCCGGCGGCGGCCGATCGGCGCGCTGGTCACCTGGCTGCGCGGCGACGCCCGGGCACTGCCGGAGACCGCGTTCGACCTGGTCGTGCTGGCCGGGGGCGTGGTCTCGGAGATCACCGACGACCGGGAGCTGATCGCCACGTTCGCGGCGGCCCGGCGGGCGTTGCGGCCCGGCGGCCGGCTCGCGTTCGACGCCCGTCGCTACCGGGCCCGGGACTGGGCCGGGTGGACGCGCGCCGCGTCGTACCGCCGGACGGCGACCGGTGCGGCCGCGTGGCGGGAGGACGCGCGGGTGGACGGCGACCGGGTCCGCTACCGGGCCGGGTACCGGCTCGCGGACGGCACCGAGCTGTTCTTCGACCGGGAGATCCGGCTGCGGTCCGACGTCTGGTACCAGACCGTGCTGACCGAGGCCGGTTTCCGCGTCGACCCGGCCGACGACGACGCGGACGGGCTGGTCGTGCTGGCCACGGCGGGACCGCCGCGGCGCGCGTCCGGGCTGCGGTTCGAGCGAGTGGCGGACCGGCTGTGGGGGGTCGTCGACGACGACAGCGGCCGGCCGGCCCGGGTGCCGATGCCGGACGACTCGCTGGAGATCATCGCCCGGCTGCGGCGGATGGGGGTCGCCCTGGACCAGGTGGTGACCGCGGCCCGGGACGCCGGCCTGGACTGGGATCCGGCCGGTGAGGTCCGGGCCCGCTCGGAGTCGGACATGGACGAGTGGCGGCGGCGGGACCGGGAGGAACGGGAGCGCCGGAAACAAGCGTTCCGTGACAGAATGGCGCAGTGA
- a CDS encoding flavin monoamine oxidase family protein translates to MPITASAVTHWADDPWTRGSWSLIGRHGTPADRVTLGTPIRDRIRLTGEATHPTRAGMTHGAHEQGIAAATWATHHGHRDVIVVGAGIAGLAAAQHLRTHGVTAHVLEARHRTGGRTTGTDVGGFTFDLGANWLQQYDHNPLARLAEQLALPVVPTRFASGHDELENELRRRLAAAPAHASVADVLAAWPDPPAALHRLVDTEIVMDTGADLHWLSARHGFEPGVGDGDRWIIGSYQPLVDHLADGLDIHLGTPVRTITDTPHGVTVDGRHTDAVIVTVPIGALPDLTFTPPLPAAHRTALARLGMGRVEKIILRATDRFWPHTPYFRIHGPTDRSISEWLDATDADGTPTLVGLLAGPWLDTLWTGTDHDITTRVLTDVLHAAA, encoded by the coding sequence GTGCCGATCACCGCCAGCGCCGTCACCCACTGGGCCGACGACCCCTGGACCCGCGGATCCTGGAGCCTCATCGGACGACACGGCACCCCCGCCGACCGCGTCACCCTCGGCACCCCGATCCGCGACCGCATCCGCCTCACCGGCGAAGCCACCCACCCCACCCGCGCCGGCATGACCCACGGCGCCCACGAACAGGGCATCGCGGCCGCCACCTGGGCCACCCACCACGGACACCGGGACGTCATCGTCGTCGGCGCCGGCATCGCCGGACTCGCCGCCGCCCAACACCTCCGCACCCACGGCGTCACCGCACACGTCCTCGAAGCCCGGCACCGCACCGGCGGCCGCACCACCGGCACCGACGTCGGCGGCTTCACCTTCGACCTCGGCGCCAACTGGCTCCAGCAGTACGACCACAACCCCCTCGCCCGCCTCGCCGAACAGCTCGCGCTCCCCGTCGTACCCACACGATTCGCCTCCGGCCACGACGAACTCGAGAACGAACTCCGCCGACGACTCGCCGCCGCACCCGCCCACGCCTCCGTCGCCGACGTCCTCGCCGCCTGGCCCGACCCACCCGCCGCACTCCACCGGCTCGTCGACACCGAGATCGTCATGGACACCGGCGCCGACCTCCACTGGCTCAGCGCACGCCACGGCTTCGAACCCGGCGTCGGCGACGGCGACCGCTGGATCATCGGCAGCTACCAGCCGCTCGTCGACCACCTCGCCGACGGTCTCGACATCCACCTCGGCACACCGGTACGCACCATCACGGACACACCCCACGGCGTGACCGTCGACGGCCGGCACACCGACGCCGTCATCGTCACCGTGCCGATCGGCGCACTACCCGACCTCACGTTCACGCCACCGCTACCCGCCGCACACCGCACCGCACTCGCCCGCCTCGGCATGGGACGCGTCGAAAAAATCATCCTCCGCGCGACCGACCGCTTCTGGCCGCACACACCGTACTTCCGGATCCACGGACCCACCGACCGCTCGATCAGCGAATGGCTCGACGCCACCGACGCCGACGGCACACCCACCCTCGTCGGGCTCCTCGCCGGACCATGGCTCGACACCCTCTGGACCGGCACCGACCACGACATCACCACCCGCGTCCTCACCGACGTACTGCACGCCGCCGCATGA
- a CDS encoding pyridoxal-phosphate dependent enzyme, whose translation MNAADVRDAAARLAGVAHRTPVAVSRTLTARTGTEAFLKCENLQRVGAFKFRGAFNAISRRTPAELSRGIAAYSSGNHAQAVALAAREVGAHAVVLMPADTPASKRDAVREYGAEIRTYDRYTQDRVALGEALAAERGLTLIPPYDHPHVMAGQGTAALELIEDAGPFDTLLVPVGGGGLIAGCATIAKAMLPDVRVVGVEPAAGDDTLRSLRAGERVRIPVPRTVADGMAADTPGTLTFEVNRRLVDDVVLVTDDEIRDAMRFAFDRMKLVLEPSGATGLAALLRGRVPAARRAGVILSGGNVDVTRFAGLLA comes from the coding sequence GTGAACGCGGCCGATGTCCGGGACGCGGCGGCCCGGCTCGCCGGCGTCGCCCACCGTACGCCCGTGGCGGTCTCCCGGACGCTGACCGCGCGCACCGGGACGGAAGCGTTCCTCAAGTGTGAGAACCTGCAGCGCGTCGGTGCGTTCAAGTTCCGCGGCGCGTTCAACGCGATTTCCCGCCGCACGCCGGCGGAGCTGTCCCGCGGCATCGCGGCCTACTCGTCCGGCAACCACGCGCAGGCGGTCGCGCTGGCCGCGCGCGAGGTGGGCGCCCACGCGGTGGTGCTGATGCCGGCGGACACGCCCGCGTCCAAACGCGACGCGGTCCGGGAGTACGGCGCCGAGATCCGCACCTACGACCGGTACACGCAGGACCGGGTCGCGCTCGGCGAGGCGCTCGCGGCGGAGCGCGGGCTGACGCTGATCCCGCCGTACGATCATCCGCACGTGATGGCCGGTCAGGGCACGGCCGCGCTGGAGCTGATCGAGGACGCCGGGCCGTTCGACACGCTACTGGTCCCGGTCGGCGGCGGTGGCCTGATCGCCGGCTGTGCCACGATCGCGAAGGCGATGCTGCCGGACGTCCGGGTGGTCGGCGTCGAGCCGGCCGCCGGCGACGACACGCTGCGTTCGCTGCGCGCGGGCGAGCGGGTGCGGATCCCGGTGCCGCGCACGGTCGCGGACGGGATGGCCGCGGACACGCCGGGCACGCTCACCTTCGAGGTCAACCGCCGGCTGGTCGACGACGTCGTGCTGGTCACGGACGACGAGATCCGCGACGCGATGCGCTTCGCGTTCGACCGGATGAAGCTGGTCCTCGAACCGAGCGGCGCCACCGGCCTCGCCGCGCTGCTCCGGGGCCGGGTCCCGGCCGCGCGCCGGGCCGGCGTCATCCTCTCCGGCGGCAACGTCGACGTCACCCGCTTCGCCGGCCTGCTCGCCTGA
- a CDS encoding DUF1761 domain-containing protein, protein MFDVLGDLNWLGILVGFIAATLLGGLWFAALFPKAYNRSLGRDAGAKAPSTPLFLAGPPLTSLIVTVTSAILFTALRIDTYGDALLFGLIVGVGYLTANTVTIAINPNFPRPLLYAAVSGGYHVTGSLIVSAVLLAV, encoded by the coding sequence ATGTTCGATGTTCTGGGCGATCTCAACTGGCTCGGGATCCTGGTCGGCTTCATCGCCGCCACGCTGCTCGGCGGCCTCTGGTTCGCGGCGCTGTTCCCGAAGGCGTACAACCGCTCGCTCGGCCGCGACGCCGGCGCGAAGGCGCCGTCGACCCCGCTGTTCCTCGCCGGGCCGCCGCTCACCAGCCTGATCGTCACGGTCACCAGCGCGATCCTGTTCACCGCGCTGCGCATCGACACCTACGGCGACGCGCTGCTGTTCGGCCTCATCGTCGGCGTCGGCTACCTCACGGCCAACACCGTCACGATCGCCATCAACCCCAACTTCCCGCGGCCGCTGCTCTACGCGGCGGTCTCCGGCGGCTACCACGTCACCGGCAGCCTGATCGTCAGCGCCGTCCTGCTGGCCGTCTGA
- a CDS encoding histidine phosphatase family protein has protein sequence MAEIVLVRHGQTEWSVAGRHTGRTDIPLTAEGEQQAHAIGARIAGREFAAVLCSPRIRARRTAELAGLEVTEVDEDLAEWDYGDYEGITTAEIHKTDPDWYLWDDGVPGGESPDQIGTRIDRLLAKARRHLDDGDVALVAHGHALRVVGARWIEEPVRVGGRLRLDTATLCRLGFEHGRPVILEWNSR, from the coding sequence ATGGCGGAGATCGTTCTCGTACGGCACGGGCAGACCGAGTGGAGCGTCGCCGGGCGGCACACCGGCCGCACCGACATCCCCCTCACGGCCGAGGGTGAGCAACAGGCGCACGCCATCGGGGCGAGGATCGCCGGGCGCGAGTTCGCGGCCGTGCTGTGCAGCCCGCGGATCCGGGCCCGGCGGACCGCGGAACTGGCCGGCCTCGAGGTGACCGAGGTCGACGAGGACCTGGCCGAGTGGGACTACGGCGACTACGAGGGCATCACCACGGCGGAGATCCACAAGACGGACCCGGACTGGTACCTGTGGGACGACGGCGTGCCCGGCGGAGAGTCACCCGATCAGATCGGTACCCGGATCGACCGGCTGCTCGCGAAGGCCCGCCGGCACCTGGACGACGGCGACGTGGCGCTGGTCGCGCACGGTCACGCGCTGCGCGTCGTGGGCGCCCGGTGGATCGAGGAGCCGGTCCGGGTGGGTGGACGGCTGCGGCTGGACACCGCGACGCTGTGCCGGCTCGGGTTCGAGCACGGCCGCCCGGTCATTCTGGAGTGGAACTCGCGCTGA
- a CDS encoding acyl-CoA dehydrogenase family protein, producing MWIPPTDEARDLLGLVDEIADGELTPHTAADHEARGEFPREIVRTLGRAGLLGLPYPEDLGGAGQPYQVYLRVLERLAYRWLTVAEAVSVHTLACYPAALHGDDRLRALVPDMIGGELLGAYCLSEPAGGSDAAALTTKAVRDGDDYVVDGTKAWITHAGSADFYTVFARTGEPGARGISCLLLDAKTTGLEPQPRERLMGLHAGAPAQVVFAGARVPAGRLVGAEGQGFRIAMSALDAGRLGIAACAVGLAQAALDYAVSYARERTQFGSRVIDFQGVGFMLADAATGISAARALLYTAARLRDAGLPCSTEAAQAKLFATDTAMRVTTDAVQILGGAGYVTDHPVERWFREAKLLQIVEGTNQIQRLVIARSLAKP from the coding sequence ATGTGGATCCCACCCACCGACGAGGCCCGCGACCTGCTCGGTCTCGTCGATGAGATCGCGGACGGTGAGCTGACCCCGCACACCGCCGCGGATCACGAGGCACGGGGCGAGTTCCCCCGCGAGATCGTCCGCACGCTCGGCCGGGCCGGGCTGCTCGGACTCCCCTACCCCGAGGACCTCGGCGGCGCGGGCCAGCCGTACCAGGTCTACCTGCGGGTGCTGGAACGCCTCGCGTACCGGTGGCTGACCGTGGCCGAGGCGGTCAGCGTGCACACGCTCGCCTGCTACCCGGCCGCGCTGCACGGCGACGACCGGCTGCGCGCGCTGGTGCCGGACATGATCGGCGGCGAGCTGCTCGGCGCGTACTGCCTGTCCGAACCGGCCGGCGGCTCCGACGCGGCCGCGCTGACCACGAAGGCCGTCCGCGACGGCGACGACTACGTCGTCGACGGCACCAAGGCGTGGATCACGCACGCGGGCAGCGCGGACTTCTACACCGTCTTCGCCCGCACCGGCGAGCCCGGCGCCCGCGGCATCTCCTGCCTGCTGCTCGACGCGAAGACCACCGGCCTCGAGCCGCAGCCGCGGGAACGACTGATGGGCCTGCACGCCGGCGCGCCCGCCCAGGTGGTGTTCGCCGGCGCCCGGGTCCCGGCCGGACGCCTCGTCGGCGCCGAGGGCCAGGGCTTCCGGATCGCGATGTCCGCGCTCGACGCCGGCCGGCTCGGCATCGCCGCCTGCGCGGTCGGGCTCGCCCAGGCCGCCCTCGACTACGCGGTGTCCTACGCGCGCGAACGCACCCAGTTCGGCTCGCGCGTCATCGACTTCCAGGGCGTCGGCTTCATGCTCGCGGACGCGGCCACCGGCATCAGCGCGGCCCGCGCGCTGCTCTACACCGCGGCCCGGCTCCGCGACGCCGGACTGCCGTGCAGCACCGAGGCCGCGCAGGCCAAGCTGTTCGCCACCGACACGGCCATGCGCGTCACCACCGACGCGGTCCAGATCCTCGGCGGCGCCGGATACGTCACCGACCATCCGGTCGAACGCTGGTTCCGCGAGGCCAAGCTCCTGCAGATCGTCGAGGGCACGAACCAGATCCAGCGCCTCGTCATCGCCCGCTCCCTCGCCAAGCCCTGA
- a CDS encoding KamA family radical SAM protein translates to MTSTLHEVRQPYTYTRRPLHEPDWTRLPGWRHITRDQWESAQWQRAHCVKNIRQLHHVLGDHADDTFYDDLAADQTTHATMSMLLPPQMLNTMDTADLRTDPVRRYMLPLAGERLPDHPHTARDSLHEHDMWVADGLTHRYPTKVLAELVPTCPQYCGHCTRMDLVGTDTPTVTKLKLALKPTDRHDAHLDYLRAHPTVRDVVVSGGDIANVPWRQLENYLMRLLDLDTVRDIRLATKALAGLPQHWLQPHVVEGLERVARTAARRGVNLALHTHINHANSITPLVARAAHTMLDIGVRDVRNQGVLLHGVNDTADDLLDLCFALQDDAGILPYYLYLCDMIPGAEHWRLPVHRAQTLQHDIMGYLPGYATPRIVCDVPYVGKRWVHMATDYDRDLGISHWTKNYRTTLTDDTVDARHRYYDPIHTLPRKGRDHWATR, encoded by the coding sequence GTGACCAGCACACTCCACGAAGTACGCCAGCCCTACACCTACACCCGCCGACCCCTCCACGAACCCGACTGGACCCGCCTCCCCGGCTGGCGGCACATCACCCGCGACCAATGGGAATCCGCCCAGTGGCAACGCGCCCACTGCGTCAAGAACATCCGCCAGCTCCACCACGTCCTCGGCGACCACGCCGACGACACCTTCTACGACGACCTCGCCGCCGACCAGACCACCCACGCCACCATGTCCATGCTCCTGCCACCCCAGATGCTCAACACCATGGACACCGCCGACCTGCGCACCGACCCGGTCCGCCGCTACATGCTGCCGCTCGCGGGCGAACGACTCCCCGACCACCCGCACACCGCCCGCGACTCACTCCACGAACACGACATGTGGGTCGCCGACGGGCTCACCCACCGCTACCCCACCAAGGTCCTCGCCGAACTCGTCCCCACCTGTCCGCAGTACTGCGGACACTGCACCCGGATGGACCTCGTCGGCACCGACACCCCCACCGTCACCAAACTCAAACTCGCACTCAAACCCACCGACCGGCACGACGCCCACCTCGACTACCTGCGCGCCCACCCGACCGTCCGCGACGTCGTCGTCTCCGGCGGCGACATCGCCAACGTCCCCTGGCGACAACTCGAGAACTACCTCATGCGACTGCTCGACCTCGACACCGTCCGCGACATCCGCCTCGCCACCAAGGCCCTCGCCGGACTGCCCCAGCACTGGCTCCAGCCACACGTCGTCGAGGGCCTCGAACGCGTGGCCCGCACCGCCGCCCGCCGCGGCGTCAACCTCGCCCTGCACACCCACATCAACCACGCGAACAGCATCACGCCGCTCGTCGCCCGCGCCGCGCACACCATGCTCGACATCGGCGTCCGCGACGTCCGCAACCAGGGCGTCCTCCTCCACGGCGTCAACGACACCGCCGACGACCTGCTCGACCTCTGCTTCGCCCTCCAGGACGACGCCGGCATCCTGCCCTACTACCTCTACCTCTGCGACATGATCCCCGGCGCCGAACACTGGCGGCTCCCCGTCCACCGCGCCCAGACCCTCCAGCACGACATCATGGGATACCTCCCCGGCTACGCCACCCCACGCATCGTCTGCGACGTCCCCTACGTCGGCAAACGATGGGTCCACATGGCCACCGACTACGACCGCGACCTCGGCATCAGCCACTGGACCAAGAACTACCGCACCACCCTCACCGACGACACCGTCGACGCCCGCCACCGCTACTACGACCCCATCCACACCCTCCCCCGAAAAGGCCGCGACCACTGGGCCACCCGCTGA
- a CDS encoding aldo/keto reductase gives MEYTRLGTTGLKVSRICLGMMTYGSPSWREWVLDAEAGKPIVRRAVELGVTFFDTADMYSVGGSEEVTGRLLRAFFHRRDDYVLATKVYHPMGDGPNDRGLSRKHILSSIDDSLRRLGTDYVDLYQIHRWDYDTPIEETMEALHDVVRAGKARYIGASSMFAWQFAKAQHVAAVNGWTRFVSMQPQYNLVYREEEREMLPLCADQGVGVIPWSPLARGLLAGSRTREGLHTTRARTDAIARELYTDDDLTVAEELRRIADARSLPPAQVALAWLLSRPTVTAPIVGASRTAHIEDAAAAVTVSLTPEEIAALEAPYRPHAVTDHS, from the coding sequence ATGGAGTACACGCGGCTCGGCACGACCGGTCTCAAGGTGTCCCGGATCTGCCTCGGCATGATGACCTACGGCTCGCCGTCCTGGCGCGAATGGGTGCTGGACGCGGAGGCCGGCAAGCCGATCGTGCGCCGCGCGGTCGAGCTCGGCGTCACGTTCTTCGACACCGCGGACATGTACTCGGTCGGCGGCAGCGAGGAGGTCACCGGCCGGCTGCTGCGCGCGTTCTTCCACCGTCGCGACGACTACGTGCTGGCGACCAAGGTCTACCACCCGATGGGCGACGGCCCGAACGACCGCGGCCTGTCCCGCAAGCACATCCTTTCCTCGATCGACGACTCGCTGCGCCGGCTCGGCACCGACTACGTCGACCTCTACCAGATCCACCGCTGGGACTACGACACGCCGATCGAGGAGACCATGGAGGCGCTGCACGACGTGGTGCGCGCCGGCAAGGCCCGCTACATCGGCGCGTCCAGCATGTTCGCCTGGCAGTTCGCCAAGGCGCAGCACGTCGCGGCCGTCAACGGCTGGACCCGGTTCGTCTCCATGCAGCCGCAGTACAACCTGGTCTACCGCGAGGAGGAGCGGGAGATGCTGCCGCTCTGCGCGGACCAGGGCGTCGGCGTCATCCCGTGGAGCCCGCTCGCCCGCGGCCTGCTGGCCGGCTCCCGCACCCGGGAGGGCCTGCACACCACCCGGGCCCGGACCGACGCGATCGCCCGTGAGCTCTACACCGACGACGATCTCACGGTCGCCGAGGAGCTCCGCCGGATCGCGGACGCGCGCTCGCTCCCGCCGGCCCAGGTCGCGCTGGCCTGGCTGCTGTCCCGGCCGACCGTCACCGCGCCGATCGTCGGCGCGTCCCGGACCGCGCACATCGAGGACGCGGCCGCCGCGGTCACGGTCTCGCTCACCCCGGAGGAGATCGCCGCGCTCGAGGCGCCGTACCGGCCGCACGCGGTGACCGACCACTCGTAG
- a CDS encoding RNA 2'-phosphotransferase produces MDIKRTSKRLSLVLRHRPESVGVTLTEDGWVAVPTLLEALGRHGLRLTRDELGRVVEENDKKRFTIERTPDGERIRANQGHSVAVELGYRAEEPPETLYHGTADRHLAAIREQGLVKGSRHHVHLSPDPVTARAVGGRHGRPVVLTVAAARMAAAGHLFFRSANGVWLTDAVPPEYLAVPRT; encoded by the coding sequence ATGGATATCAAGCGAACCAGTAAACGACTGTCCCTGGTCCTCCGGCATCGGCCGGAGAGTGTCGGGGTGACCCTCACCGAGGACGGCTGGGTGGCCGTGCCGACGCTGCTCGAGGCGCTCGGGCGGCACGGGTTGAGGCTGACCCGCGACGAGCTCGGGCGGGTCGTCGAGGAGAACGACAAGAAGCGGTTCACGATCGAGCGGACGCCGGACGGGGAGCGGATCCGGGCCAACCAGGGGCATTCCGTCGCGGTGGAGCTCGGTTACCGGGCGGAGGAGCCGCCGGAGACGCTCTATCACGGCACCGCGGACCGACACCTCGCGGCGATCCGTGAGCAGGGACTGGTCAAGGGGAGCCGGCACCACGTGCACCTCTCGCCGGACCCGGTCACGGCCCGGGCGGTCGGCGGGCGGCACGGGCGGCCGGTCGTGCTCACGGTCGCGGCCGCGCGGATGGCGGCCGCCGGGCATCTCTTCTTCCGCAGCGCGAACGGGGTCTGGCTGACCGACGCCGTACCGCCGGAGTACCTCGCCGTTCCGCGAACCTAG